cggcttatcttgttgcttagattaggactgttttatttttgttggtttagggtcttttagttgagtctagtttcatattctaagtttggtgtcaattgcatgcttttatttttcttttaaaattttcgtttttgcatagtcttagtccctttttgattcataaaaattctaagtttggtgtcctctttgtgtttttcctttaaaatcttcgaaaaaattagtgtttgattttctaaaattctaagtttggtgtctttttgctgtttttctctttcctctttttaaaaatcaaatctttttcataaaaatttttcaatcatatcttcttaattgctgttttcaaaatctttttttactaattgattcagttctcaaattgctttgatctcattttcccttttgattttcgaattttttttttaaatctctttttattttatttttttcggttatttcaaaaaaaaatataaacaaaatttatctctttgcaattattatcatttcccttttgtccatcatggactcaagtggaattaatcagtccaaaaggactctggggtcatatgctaaccccattacagctgcatatgggagtagcatctgtatacctcccatcaaagcaagcagctttgagctaaaccctcaactcattatcatagtgcagcaaaattgccagtattccggtcttccacaggaagaacctactgagtttctggcacaatttttacaaattgctgacacagtacatgataaagaggtggatcaggatgtctacagactattactgtttccatttgctgtaaaagatcaagctaaaaggtggttaaataaccaacctacagcaagcataaagacatggaaacagttatcagacaaattcctgaatcatttttaccctccaaagaggatgacacagctaaggctggacatccaaggctttaaacaagaggatcatgaatccctttataatgcctgggagaggtatagaggtatgctaagaaaatgtccctctgaaatgttttcagagtgggtacagttagacattttctactatgggcttacagaaaaagctcagatgtctttagaccactcagctggtggatctatacacatgaggaagacaattgaagaagctcaagagcttatagacactgttgctagaaaccaatatctgtactctagcaatgagttctctccagaagaggaagtcatgacagtagtcactgactctaatcctcaagaacagataatggagcttaatcaacaactactcctgatgacagaacagttagcagaatttaaagagatgctcaatgaaactaaagttgctaataaaagcatagaactacagttgaatcaagcaaaacagcaaatatctaaacagataacagaggagtgtcaagcagttcaattgaggaatgggaagaccttgaataacactgctcaaaagagcaaaaagtcaaacaaggaacaattgacagaggacaaccaaaccactgttcaaaatccctctgaggacagtgagagcccagagaggagtattggcgttcaaacgccagaaagggaaggaaagctggcgttaaacgcccattccttgcccagttctggcgttcaaacgccagaaaagggggaaaagttggcgttaaacgcccattttccacccaattctggcgtccaaacgccaagggaggatcagacacctgagagtgctgacagtaatccctctaacaaggcttcttcaaccacttctgtacggaataaacctgcagcatctaaggttgaagaatatcaagccaagatgccttatcctcagaaactccgcaaagcggaacaggataagcaaattgcccgctttgcagactatttaaggactcttgaaataaagattccttttgcagaggcacttgagcaaataccttcttatgctaagtttaatgaaagagatcttaagtcataagaaggactgaagagaaactgaaaaagtgtttctcactgaagaatgcagtgcagtcattctaaaaagcttaccagaaaagcttcaagatcctggaagctttctgataccatgcacattggaaggcacttacaccaagatagccttatgtgatttaggagcaagtatcaatttaatacctgcatccactatcagaaagcttgggttgattggagaagtcaaaccaaccaggatatgcctccaacttgctgatggctccattaaacacccgtCAGgtataatagaggacatgattgtcaaggttgggccatttgccttcccaactgactttgtggtactagaaatggaggagcacaagagtgcaaccctcattctaggaagaccattcctagcaactggacgaactctcattgatgtacaaaaaggggaagtaaccttgagagtcaatgaggatgagttcaagttgaatgctgtaaaagcaatgcagcatccagacacaccagaggactgcatgggcgctgacattattgactctctagtagaagagatcaatatggctgaaagcctagaatcagagcttgaggacatcttcaaagatgctcaaactgatcaggaagagctagaggaggcaaaggaattttcgaaaattcctcaggaggaggataagcctcctaagcctgaactcaaaccactaccatcatccctgaaatatgcatttctgggagagggtgacacttttccagtgattataagctcagctttaaatccacaggaagaggaagcactgattaaagtgctaaggacacacaagacagctcttgggtggtccataagtgatctcaagggtattagcccagctagatgcatgcacaaaatcctgttggaggataatgccaaaccagtggtccaaccacagaggaggctaaatcctgccatgaaggaggtggtgcagaaagaggtcactaaattactggaggctgggattatttatcttatttctgatagcccctgggtgagccctgtccaagttgttcccaaaaagggaggcatgacagtggttcataatgaaaaaaatgaactggtccctacaagaacagtcacagggtggcgcatgtgtattgactacagaagactcaatacagccaccagaaaggatcattttcctttaccattcatagaccaaatgctagaaagactagctggtcatgattattactgctttttggatggctactcaggctacaaccaaattgcagtagatcctcaagaccaagagaaaacagcattcacatgcccttctggcgtgtttgcctataggagaatgccttttggtctgtgcaatgcacctgcaacctttcaaagatgcatgctctctatcttctcagatatggtagagaaatttctggaagtcttcatggatgacttttcagtatatggagactcatttagctcctgtcttaaccacctatcacttgtcctgaaaagatgccaagaaactaacctggttttaaactgggagaaatgtcactttatggtgactgaaggaattgtccttgggcacaaaatttcaagcagggggatagaggtggataaggcaaaggtagaggtaattgaaaaattaccaccacctgccaatgttaaggcaatcagaagctttcttgggcatgcaggattctatagaaggtttatcaaggatttttcgaaaattgctaaaccattgagtaacctgttagctgctgacactccattcatctttgacaatgagtgtctgcaggcatttgagaccctaaaagctaagctggtcacagcaccagtcatctctgcaccagattgggcattaccatttgaattaatgtgtgatgccagtgatcatgccattggtgcagtgttgggacagaggcataacaagcttttgcacgtcatttattatgctagccgtgttctaaatgacgcacaaaagaactacacaaccacagagaaagagttacttgcagtggtttatgccattgacaagtttagatcctacctagtgggatcaaaggtgattgtgtacactgaccatgctgctcttaaatacttactcacaaagcaggattcaaaacccagacttataagatgggtgttgcttctgcaagagtttgatatagaaataagagacagaaaagggacagagaaccaagtggcggatgatctgtcccggatagaaccagtagctgggacgtccctcccttctactgagatctctgagactttcccagatgagcaactctttgccattcaggaagctccatggtttgcagatattgcaaactataaagctgtgaggttcatacccaaagagtacagttatgtgcagagaaagaaactaatttcagatgccaaatactacctttgggatgaaccatatctctttaagagatgtgctgacggagtgatccgcaggtgtgtacccagagaggaagcacgaaggatcctatggcactgccatggatcacagtatggaggacattttggaagtgagcgaacagccactaaagttctccagtgcggcttctactggcctactctctataaagattcccgagagtttgtgcgtaactgtgacagttgccaaagagctggtaacctgcctcacggatatgccatgcctcaacaaggaatattagagatagaattgtttgatgtatggggaattgatttcatgggaccattcccaccatcatactcaaacacttacattctggtggcagtggactatgtatctaagtgggtagaagcaattgctacacccactaatgataccaagactgtgctgaaattcctccagaaaaacattttcagcaggtttggcgtccccagagtgctaatcagtgatgggggcactcatttctgcaataaacagctatactctgctatggttagatatggaatcagccataaagtggcaactccgtatcatccacagacaaatgggcaagctgaagtctttaacagagagctaaaaagaatcctagaacggactgtaatagcccgaagaaaggattgggcaaagagcttggataatgctctgtgggcatacagaacagcattcaagactcctataggaacctctccataccaattggtgtatgggaaggcctgtcatttgcctgtggaactggaacataaagcctactgggcaaccagattcctcaacatggatgcacagttagctggtgagaaaagactgctccagctaaatgagctagaggagttcagactcaatgcctttgaaaatgcaaaaatttataaggaaaaggcaaagaagtggcatgacaagagattgtcaaccagagtctttgagccaggacagaaagttctgctcttcaactccaggctcaaactgtttccaggaaaactcaagtcccggtggaggggtccgtatgtgattacaggagtatcaccatatggatatgttgagcttcaggatattgattctgacaagaagttcattgttaatggacagaggatcaaacactatcttgaaggaaattttgagcaggaatgctcaaaactgagacttgagtgattctcagtgaaagtccagctaaagacagtaaagaagcgcttgctgggaggcaacccagtcattaggaaggtgtatgattagttcttacagaggcaagtatcaaaaatgaaggaattcacagagttacagaaggattcagctcaaaaagcagagaaaatgagcttattggcgaaaaaacgccagtaaggggcattttgggcgttaaacgccaaaatgggcaccattctgggcgtttaacgccagtaatggtaccattttgggcgttaaacgccagaatgggcaccattctgggcgtttaacgccaggtgtgcagcatcctgggcgttttggaaaaacgcccagtgataaaggatttctggcgtttaacgccagccagggcacctggctgggcgttaaacgcccaaaaggggtagcaaatgggcgttaaacgccagaatgggtgccattctgggcgtttaacgccagaaaggtggggggaccacatttttgttttcaactcaatttttttcaaactttcctctttttaaccatactcttctacataaatgcacttcaacctttcattattcactttcaaatcttcacaaatcaaaaccattcttcaaatctatttcaaattaatcccaaatcttcttcaaaaaactcacccttttctcaatttcttttcatatcttctcaaatctcctttcaaatttttattttttttcgaaatctcttctcccctcccttataaattcacgtttgggaCCCCCTTttacccacaccattcgaattttctcttcctccccctctcttctctctttccttttgcttgaggacaagcaaacctctaagtttggtgtgcttttccgtgatcactaagccaagattcatcaatatcatggctcctaagggaaaacaaaccaatttaagaggcaagaaagagaataatccaaagaatctttggaatgaagagaagttcttaaccaaagaacatgaagaccattatcataaaataatgggtctgaggtcagtgatcccggaagttaaatttgatctgaaagaagatgaatatccggggatccaagagcaaattcgaaacagaggatgggaagttctaaccaatcccgagacaaaggttggaaggaacatggttcaggaattctactcaaatctgtggctaacagataagcagagaatgactggaactgcttaccatacccatagaaccatggtcagagggaaagttatatacttccatctggacaaaataagagaaatattcaagttgcctcaactgcaagatgatcctgattcctttaataggaggatggtgagagtagataaggggttggatcaggttctagaggacatatgcctccctggaactaagtggataaccaattctaagggtgtcccaaaccaactcaagaggggagacctcaaaccaattgcaagaggttggctggactttattgggcattccatattgcccactagcaaccgttctgaggtcaccatcaagagagcagtgatgattcattgcattatgcttggaaaagaggtggaggtccatcatgtgattgcttgtgagatctacacaattgcaaataggaattccactgtaaccaaattggcttacccaagcttgatttccttgctctgtaaagaggctggggtgaagatagaagaagatgaattcatacccattgagcatccaatcaccaagaggacaatggaaggaacaagagaagcaggggcgtgaactccaagagatgaaacgccaaaagctctcctctcaagctgagggagcatccacttctcaaaatcaaggttgttgagtcctaactctgtgaaaacctctatcattaggagcctattttttttagtctcatcttatatctatatttgagtcttgttcttagttcataattaataaaatttaagtttatgccttaaagctatgaatgtcctatgaatccatcacctctcttaaaagaaaaatgctttaatcacaaaagaacaagaagtacagggtttcgaaatttatctctgaaactagttgaattagtttgatgtggtgacaatactttttgttttctgaatgaatgcttgaacagtgcatatgtctgttgaatttgttgtttttaagaatgttaaatttgttggctcttgaaagaatgaggagaaaagagaactgttattgaggatctgaaaaatcatcaaattgattcttgaagcaagaaaaagcagtgaatccaaaaaaaaaaaatataataatttttcgaaaaaaaagaaaaagaaagaaaaagaaggaaataaagttgtgatccaaggcaaaaaggacacctctaattggggactttagcaaagctgagtcacaatctaaaaaaagggttcacccaattatgtgtctgtggcatgtatgtatccggtggtaatactggaagacagagtgctttgggccacagccaagactcatacactagctatgttcaagaatcaatatacttaactaggagaatcaataacactatctgagttctgagttcttatagatgccaatcattctgaacttcaaaggatagagtgagatgccaaaactgttcggaggcaaaaagctactagtctcgctcatctaattggagctatgtttctttgatattttggagtctatagtatgttctcttctttttatcctattttgattttcagttgcttggggacaagcaacaatttaagtttggtgttgtgatgagcggataatttgtatgctttttggcattgtttttagtatgtttttagtatcttttagttagtttttagtatatttttattagtttttaattaaaattcacttttctggactttactatgagtttgtgtatttttctgtgatttcaggtattttctgactgaaattgagggtcctgagcaaaaatctgatccagagactgaaaaggactgcagatgctgttggattctgacctccctgcactcaaagtggattttctggagctacagaagcccaattggcgcgctctcaacggcattggaaagtagacatcctgggctttccagcaatatataatagtccatactttgcccaagatttgatggcccaaaccggcgctcaaagtcacctacagaaattccagcgttaaacgccggaactggcataaaatttggagttaaacgcccaaactggcatgaaagctggcgtttaactccagaaaaggtctctacacgaaattccttcattgctcagcccaagcacacaccaagtgggcccggaagtggatttttctgtcatttactcaattctgtaaatcttaggacactagtttactacttataggatcttttgacattgtatccgtaccttatgaccccataacattttgtacacgtttctttccacagtatgagcctctaaaccccatggttgggggtgaggagctctgctgtgtcttgatggattaatgcaattactactgtttcttattcaatcatgcttgcttcgattctaagataacacttgttcttaatccggatgaatgtgatgatccgtgacaatcatcatcattctcaactatgaacacgtgcctgacaaccacctctgttctatcttagattgagtagttatctcttggattctttaatcggaaccttcgtggtataggcaggacctgatggcagcattcaagagaatccggaaggtctaaaccttgtctgtggtattctgagtaggattcaatgattgaatgactgtgacgtgcttcaaacctgtaacctactgggcgttagtgacagacgcaaaagagggattctattccggtaggggagggaaccaaaccggtgattggcagtactgtgacagagtgcgtgcattagctttcactgcgaggatgggaggtagccattgacaacggtgaaaccctacatgagcttgtcatggaaggaggcttgcgtgtttgatgaagaagacagtaggaaagcagagattcggaagatggggcatctccaaacctcaacccattctccattactgcaatacaagtaaccattacatgttcttttgctttttacaatcaatcctgataatttctgatatcctgactaagatttacaagataaccatagcttgcttcaagccgacaatctccgtgggatcgacccttgctcacgcaaggtattacttggacgacccagtgcacttgctggttagttgtgcgggattgcaaaagtgttattgcaatttcgtgcaccacaaacacatcaaggcatcttatggaatcaaagaagaactagaattcatcaaaataaggcttaaaaagcatgtttttacacttaggcacaaatacgggagagattacaaaaccatgccaactcataggttaaatgcgagaaaaggttattaaaataccctaaattcaatacaagataaaccgtcaaattggggtttatcagggGTTAGGATGGGTGAGTGAATCTCGAGCCATTCGCTTCCACTTTGTAATCCTTAAGGAATGAATAGGTGAAACTTGGTTGCTGCTCCTGTCCTCATTCCGTTGTGCGCCTGCGTTTTCTTGTAAAATATTTAGTGCATGCTTACCCATGTCGTATGTCGGTGTAGTTTTTTCCTCCAAGGCAGTCGGTACTCTATAGATTCCAATTCTTGTTCTTGCGTTTGTTTATCTAGCGTATGTTTAATGTTGTCTTTCTGTTTTGTTAGCGTATTAGGGGTGTTCTGACTTGAATGATTGACTGGATTCATCCCCTTATGGTGTCTACTTGTCCTGATAGAGCAGAATCCCTAGTATCTTTCACAAATAGCTTTGCAAATCCTTCTAAAACATCAGCCCTACCTATTTTTTGATCAAAACGCCCATCTCCTTGAAAATCTTCTTCTGTTTCCCGATGTTCCACTATAGATCCAATTGTATTAGCTCGTATCCATGGTCCAAACTCCTTTTTGTCGGGTTGATTTGGATCCTTAAGATCTGCCTGGGCACAATTATTTTCATTATGACCAATTAGACCACAATAGTAGCAAAAAGTGGGCAGCCGTTCATAGCAGAACTTAATCCAAGTACGACCGTTAATCTTATTTCCCATGAATACCCCacttttgattggtttcaataTGTCCATACGTATTGTGGCTTTCAAGAAACTACTTCGACCTGGTTTTGCCGTAAACATTTTACACTCCTTCACTTTACCAAGGCGTTCAGCAATTTTGGTTCCTAGTGTGGTGGTTTTGCAATGTTCTAGCAGGTTCCAGAGTTGTAATTTGAGTTCTACACTATTGAAGGCTGGTGTGTTAACGTTGAAATTTCTGATCCATCTAGAAAGTAGTAACCATTCATTATGGAACAGCCATGGTGAACTCTGAAGAACTCGTGTTAAATCAGTTTCATTTTGAAAGAAAAACTGATAGATTTGTGGTGCTAATTCGATCATACTGAAGTCAGCTGGTTTCCTCTAAACATTGTTTA
The Arachis stenosperma cultivar V10309 chromosome 7, arast.V10309.gnm1.PFL2, whole genome shotgun sequence genome window above contains:
- the LOC130939841 gene encoding uncharacterized protein At4g02000-like; its protein translation is MIELAPQIYQFFFQNETDLTRVLQSSPWLFHNEWLLLSRWIRNFNVNTPAFNSVELKLQLWNLLEHCKTTTLGTKIAERLGKVKECKMFTAKPGRSSFLKATIRMDILKPIKSGVFMGNKINGRTWIKFCYERLPTFCYYCGLIGHNENNCAQADLKDPNQPDKKEFGPWIRANTIGSIVEHRETEEDFQGDGRFDQKIGRADVLEGFAKLFVKDTRDSALSGQVDTIRG